The following proteins are co-located in the Tiliqua scincoides isolate rTilSci1 chromosome 8, rTilSci1.hap2, whole genome shotgun sequence genome:
- the MEF2B gene encoding myocyte-specific enhancer factor 2B, producing the protein MGRKKIQISRIVDQRNRQVTFTKRKFGLMKKAYELSVLCDCEIALIIFNSTNRLFQYASTDMDKVLLKYTEYSEPHESRTNSDILETLKRKGLGLTGPELDLEETMDSAGKLKQLGIGYPIFSHGNLGRTLSSKTPPPLYLGADARRADGSLSVSRGNMTLAPVRAAGRINDPSSLTSGSPPLHPPINVKSERASPTVSCTTTAPQPPPCVRPSLGDVPMDLHPREDYVKAYHYSFLLSRPLAEEQRHPSVPARLQPTVEEWQR; encoded by the exons ATGGGCCGGAAAAAGATACAGATCAGTCGGATTGTGGACCAAAGGAACCGACAG GTCACATTCACCAAGAGGAAATTTGGGCTCATGAAAAAGGCATATGAACTCAGCGTCCTGTGCGATTGTGAGATAGCCCTCATCATTTTCAACAGCACCAACCGCCTCTTCCAGTATGCCAGCACAGACATGGACAAAGTCCTTCTAAAGTATACAGAGTACAGTGAGCCACACGAGAGCCGGACCAACTCGGATATCCTGGAG ACCCTGAAACGAAAGGGTTTAGGGTTGACTGGCCCAGAGCTGGATCTTGAAGAGACTATGGACTCTGCTGGGAAACTGAAACAGCTTG GTATTGGGTACCCAATCTTCTCACATGGCAACTTGGGTCGCACGTTGTCAAGCAAAACTCCTCCTCCGTTGTACCTGGGGGCTGATGCCCGTCGGGCAGATGGATCCCTGTCTGTGAGCAGGGGCAACATGACATTGGCG CCAGTCAG GGCTGCAGGCCGAATCAATGATCCGTCTTCTCTGACCTctggctcccctcccctgcacccaCCCATCAATGTCAAGTCAGAGCGGGCTTCTCCTACAGTCAGCTGCACCACAACTGCCCCACAGCCCCCACCGTGTGTCCGTCCCTCCCTTGGCGATGTCCCCATGGACCTCCACCCCCGGGAGGATTATGTCAAAGCCTATCATtactccttcctcctctcccgcCCCCTGGCCGAGGAACAACGGCACCCCTCTGTCCCAGCACGGTTGCAACCTACTGTGGAGGAATGGCAGAGATAA